The Lepeophtheirus salmonis chromosome 6, UVic_Lsal_1.4, whole genome shotgun sequence DNA window aattaaaaaaattcaaggctTGGCATTAGTTGATCACCTCCTTCTCTTCCTTGTTAAACTTAAGCTTAACGTGTCGTTTGAATTCTTGGAAACTATGTGTAACATTCATAAGATAACcgtttcaataactttttctgCAATgcttgatgaaatttttttaatcggtAAAAAATGGATCTTTTTAGCTtcctacataattttttttggctacTATGCCAgagaaatttaaagaaaattatcaaaatactactataattattgatgctagtgaaataaaaattgagacaaATTTAGACACTTCTGTTCTCACATATTCAAACTACAAAAGCTCtcatatactaaattttttaattgtaattgtcTTTTCTGTCactgaaaaaagtagaaaacgaTCCTGGAGCATGAATTTAATGTGGTCCTCTTTTCTAGATATCAGTGAAGCCGCAAAACATATTTAACTCTCCTattacctacatatgtatattgataaATAGTGAATGGGAACTCTTACATGataaatatgttgataaattATCAGCGATCTTATGATTTTAGTAGAATTAcattggaaaatatgaatttcgtataacatattttaaaagttagttaGTTTGAAGTAATTTTCTGAATTACGATATCACTTgtcattatatttagatatcaCTCGATCATGAGGATTAAGGATTTTcccataaatattcaataaataaaatacggATTACACTAAATGCTTACGATATAACAAAACTTTATATAAGAACTATTATTTCAGTATTCATTGAcactaaataatagattatgttccttgacaattgtaaaacatattaatatgacattaacaattaaaattattttcttatttatcaagtGTAAATAATGGCAtaatgcaaatatgtatttatttatgtgcttcattgatttaagtctacatttttattttgtcttaattgattatccatataatatatttgataattgattactttaatacgatttacacttattacaattatataattcgAAATATCTAGGTTTGTAGTAAAAACGTAAGATTTTGTTGACTACTCTCATTGGTCTAaagtttattcatttataagtaCCTTTACTTCGTTCCAGATTGCCGTCGTAGTTACAAggcatcaaattatattaaaaaaaattactatagtGCTTACCTTTCTTAGCGTTTacgttttgttattcaatatttttataatttataaaaattatatattcaacaaaaaaactaaaatattattttcagtaattataatatttaaaactaatagTAGAAGACCGATATTGGCTAGATATTCTTGACGTTTAATGTGATGAAGGGTATCATTTCTATCGTTTCACATTTTGGTCAAATTTTCAAGTGTATGGCAAAACAACTAGTTTTtgaagtaaatgataatattcaaaaatacataaaaataaggaatattgataatgttcttcaacatttataaaaattttacttgtctaatttaatagaaaaacatacTAATGCCCCATACCGTATCTGCTATCGCACTATTTCTCTTTAATTAAGGTAAGGTTTAATTGCCATATGTAATCTGCATGTTTCACAAATATACACCAGACCCTAGTCCACAACACTCTGAGGGATATGTTGTCGTAATTTCTTCCTAGATATACGGGTAATTCGACATCATTACTTATAAATACCAGGTgtaattatatcttatattagAGATAATTATATCATAGAAATAGTAGGAAGTATAAACACCAACAAATATAAGAGCTGCAATTAGGCGAGACTGAGACAGATTgtcattattcttatatattaaatgactAACTCCTTTATGGTCCTGTGTAAACCAAAAATTTGAgggatcattaattaatttgttctcATTCATCTGTTCATTTTTCCTGTTTAttcgttaatattttaaaatgaaacaaaggCATGTTTTCTTGAAATTAGTTAGCTACAAAAAACAGAAATGAAGGAATAAAtatacccttttccagataaatgagttttttaaattgataaaatatcactttaaaaaacgccattaaattaaatatcaacacAGGACAGAAAAAGTGACCCAAAAAGGTCAAACgatataatgagaaaataaaataaacaacacaCTCTAAgaacattatttgattaaaaatctaccaaattatttatcaaaaatttttttttttattatttttggtaaacaTTGAAAGGGCGCAATTGAAAGGTTTATGgtacaaatgaaataatttgctcatttatgtccttaatttttttttgcaatttttgctTCTATTTGAAACAGAATTCACCTTGTGAATTTATGGAGGTTGCAtggttatttataaagtaattgatGAAATCCTTAGGATCCCtagttgacaaaaatttattattttagctaactacatttaaacaaatattgatcCAGGAGTTGTTATTTCTCCACTTGATTTTAGCTTTCTTCTAAGTAGAATATGTCTTTAGAAGACAATAAAAAAGGATCAAAGACATGGGCAGAAAATATGAACAGCTATTATTTTGAGGTCAATTTCCATGCATAGTATTTAATATCTGGTGTCCAAGCTATGTAAATaaggtttaatttttcaataaccaagtgttccatatatattaaacatatccaatattattaagatttattttatcctCAAATTTGTCTATGGTGATTAGAATATTATCTTTTTCACTGatttcataaattgcatcataattgaaggagacaccaTCTACAAAATATGGACAATTTTCTAATACatcttgattaaacttcatcaaatgctTTATGAATACAAAAGTACATAATGCAtgtattaaatactacttgatgccgatgacaaacatttatatttgaatatgatctCAACAGTATACACTGAAAATCCCTAAAGATGGctagatttataaaattcttttttagttAGGATTGATTAGGGACGAGACACATAGGATTATTagtgaaaaatatcttattacttCCATTTGGTTAACTTTTATCTACAACACAGAAATAAGATTATCTAACGatataattgcatatttttaatacattttatagtaagatatataataaagctaGGTAATagaggaatataattttaaaagccaATGGGttttaagtacttttattaGTTGGTCACATTTTGtctttaatattcataaaaaatgattttcatttttataaaacttagttGTTCAGGCCCAGAAATGGACAtgtgacgtcacgtgaaaacgctcAAATTGTCTCtcataatttcatttgaaaagaaaacgaacaaaaaatataaattatatcatagtTGGCCAATTGTATCCCTATCACAAATCATgaagttaataatttatttattagcgaataatatcaattaacatGTCTTGAATCATATCATAATTATGgtataattaaaagattaaaagctcatttatatagttagtaagataagaaatttgaatttaatcacAAATCCAttagttacaaatttaataatggaataaaaagtttacataatatgtacttaaggtcataagaaaataattatttttcgtcgATTACCAATCTTATAAAAGGCatgaaaatttgtataaatcgCCAATATACGTGCAAGTGTAAaacctattttatataatagatctTGTTATGAGTAGGGATATGAAAAAGGTCGAAATCTTGGCGaggatacattaaaaaaaagtataagtttgTTGCTTGCATGTTATAAgtgcttttattaattatttatatactttttgttgtGATCTTgattgttgaaaataatatgatctgccAGTATGTTGAAAAAACCCGAAAATTAAGGGATTTGATGAATGTTTGCAAGAAGAGCAACATAGTTAGCtgttataatattaagttaGGTGCCTGCAACTATGAGATGAAGTAAGTACACACAAATCGTTTCtgtatatagtaataatataggTAGGAATGACTCCGATGGGTAAGCTCAATTTCCTAGCCAACCgctattatttactcatctctaatatgcaaatttttagAGGGTAAGAgtcattcttataaattttctataaacaattttatagaaCACATAATTGGCTGTagattgctaagaaaaatattgtcctAGTCGCCACTCCGTGCAGAATTGTTTAGAAGGCCCATGCATTGATACATTGTAACTCTTCTTCCTTGAGACCCCGTTCGCTCCCCAATGCCCTTGTGGGACAATCCCTCGCGGAGGAGCGCTgttcttctcgtactgtgtactcatggtggcgactaagacaatgtttttcttatcatTCGATAGCGAATTATATCTTTTACAACATTGTTCAtggtaaaattctaaaaataaaatttatagaattaggaaatttaaaaaaataaaaaactaagagcgtgagaattcgtttcattgagtacaagagaaaataaattattactgcaTAAAAGGGGCATGAATAATAGTTATCTACTTTTTAGAGGggttaattcacatttacactaatattaatatcaggggcgtctgcaggggtggaGGCTTTAGATAGCTCCCCAATTTTATAACTTGTCCCTGCATTTGTTTAGTTTCTAGGATACTTATCCCATGGGCACCTACACCCCTTCCGAAATTACTATTATAGGAAtggaacgctaaaatctcatttttagtgttcattgttcaaaaaaaaaaaaaaaaaatgcgttcTGTTCATAACCCTGTCAAATATGTCAtctatcaaagttgccaacatatacttttctttttggtttATATTCACGAGGATTTCGATAATTTTTACATTCCCAAATTAtgtactcagtattgtttgaaaCAACCAATCCGTGTAACACCATTTCCCCATCTCCCCTATATAATAAGTTACATTGTCACTTACTTGTAACTTAGTTACAAATTACATTACAAACTTGTTAAATGTTACATTTAAATAAGGGAAAACAAAAAGCTGTGTCAATGGTTTAAGCTACCTTGAAATGTAGACTTGTAAACTCTACTTTAAATTGAGACtgtattttgaagacttgtCTTGTGTTCAAAATCAAAGTCTCAAAAGTAttccatttgttttttatttgaaagttaggACTCCATACAATCTTTTAACCAACTTTCTAACTtccattgaataaaaattacactTCAATGTACCTTTTATATCTAGATAGATAACTTAATTTGAGTAAGAATAAGTACAAAATGTTaatgtttatttgatattttaaaattgaggattgatttGTTCTCCgttacttttttcattataactaatttatattcaactccAGGAAAGCTTTCTAACTCAAATCAAgaaatgaataatgaaaaaattggaatgCATTCCGAATAAATCTGAGAGCTCTAAcagagtattaaaaaattatttcaggaCTTGCACTTGATAttgaagactttgaattttacaTAGAGTACAGAAAAAGGACTTTTTCTAACTTCCTCCATACGTCATTTTTGTTAGTATTTGTCGAATCACAAtagtagtttttataaaatgatatgaGAGAACAACTTAAATTTACGATCgctgttttataaataaatacttgtacacaattaaaatttggatatacgagtatatagtATTATGCAAtgacaaacaaatttaaatttaaaaatatataaacatctGGAAAATAAAcgtttctatatattatataaatattattaggattcaaaatacatattctaaaatctaatatttaatttaaaaaatatataatcacttTATAAATCAGTCACTTAATTTTCTAAAGTTAATTGGTGATAAGAATCATTCTGACATCTTTTTGCGCAGAAAATCcaagcataatttataaatatcatactTAGAATTGCAAATTCCAAGAATTTATTCGTGTAAACAACTTTTATAGTTGCCAATATAAACAGTGTGTTATACTTATTTTCCAAAGcggttattattattctttaattcttgagagggaacatcaaagtataaagtttaTGTGCTgttgaaagacggagagtaacagtGAGGATTTGTTTGAGAGTTATAAGCctttgttagactcagagtctCATTGAAGATTGACATTTTAGTAATTCCTGCTTGTAgccttgctagatacggagtgtaatttgtgtttctttccttcatctcatagctgcttacAGCTAATTCAATGACAGGTCATGACGGCCAAGCTActcttttcctcaaaaaattcccttttctttttccctcaaattgtcagtgttaccatGTTAATGTTTGGTCTTATTTTTAAGATAACAGCATTGCTtagaatttataacttttataattattctcatGCATGGAATCCAGGATCAAAATGGTGTACTTCTCTTCAAATAGTCCACTAATTTTTCAACtaagaaaatatttcctttaccAAGAGGATCACAAGCCTCTAGCCATCTTTGTAGCgttttattttgatagaaagGCTCAGAGCCTATGTTAAGGTAAGACATTTCACATGCTTGTTGTACGTGTTGACGTGAGATTTGTCCATTTCCGTAGTGATCcctttcttgtaaaaaatatctgaaattatctatattaaatcTTGGGCTTGCTCTTATAATATCCCCTAATTCCAATAGGAGTCCTGCTTCTTTCCGATCCATAAAAAAGTAGGTCCTATAATAACCAAAGTTAAAATCACTATtgatatgatatacatataaaattgacacagaatgaaaaattaagtaGTTCGAGGAAATCTAgcttaaaaaaatggtacaaaagaGAGAACACTTGCAAATTTATTACTAAAGAGGGGatgtgtgtaaataaaaaactaagtatagtaattagaaaaagaaaaacggttgatgcatTTTCTCATTCTGTTCCTTTTTtcgttatttaataattgtttgtgtgttaacatctccctctaaaagaagaggTCCAGTCTACCTATGCTTACAGCCTTAATATGTAactatttgaattaattcaaatagtTACAAATTAGGGCggaaatagattaaaaatacaaaataaaatagatatatatgaatttaagtataattataatattttcactaccctaatgtatttttgtttttttaaatgtggaaagTTCTcctaatttttgcaataattcattttgtccCTCAAAAATCATTAAACAGGCAGCGCACTATTTCAAAACCCCTATCTCTAGTTATTACATAGATCATGTAGTTATCTTTATTGTTGGTATATCCCACcatgaaaaaatagaaagaagagccctaaaatcaattggtagcagcttgcaaatttttcatttattcgtAGATTACTACACTTCTTTTTCGTCCTCTGTCCCCCACACGGAGACATTACAAAGAGctaatcaattcatttttattatctttgaaaAGGTGATGTGATAATGTCTCCTCCTATTGTGGGACCTATGATcagtgatgtataaaatatgcgcTACTGGtatgcaaaaaagaaataaatctaaaattaacGTGATAATCCtagcaatttgaagaatatttgcgAGGAAaccagtttagctgtcatgaagttttattatatcagctgtaAGTATATATTCTTCtacaagaatgaaataataatgaaaaaaactttggaaaataaaacacCCTGTTCAGATTGGCAACTAGAAAAAGTCACTCCCGCATTCTATGATAAATTTCTTACAGGTCTGCTTAGAACTGCATGGCTACATGATCTAAAAATACTAATGTAACAACGAGCGTAAAGTAGCTAAAGTTCagtgtgtcatattaaaaaaatcatgatcaTGTTTACATTGGATGCTCAAGAGCTGATAGAAAATGGTCTTTATGTATCTCAAcggaagtaataaaaatattgcttaaaaaaGTCCTTTAGTATTTGTGTTTGCACCAATTTAAACTTGTGCATAAGattcaaagattaaaaaaaaagtgaaaatttttcaaattgactaGGCCATGAATGTGGGTAACAAaactcttaaatttttttgtgttaatttgCGCAATGTCGTTTACACCTGCtagtacttaataaaaatagtaagtagaaaaattgacagcagaccataaaatatatagctaaTTTTATGCTACTGGGATAACTCTGCGAAAATATCtacaatttatttgttgaaatctATCAGCTGtttattttctacttatttaatatgtcctttacTATTGTTCAGAACGTTGATTGGCTAAAAACGACCTAGCTGATTATGAACTGATTCCAAGTTATTTCTGAAAGGAAAGTAGACACGGTGTTACCATGGCAATATAAAAATTCACACTATACTTTTTGTAAGCTGCCAAATTTTCTCAGTCTTTTCCCTTGATCAGtgtttgaacgttgattggttgagttcgAATTTTTGTgcttctttttgaaggaaatgtcGTGAGATACAGTACAGGTAATAATGTTATTGAACTCTAGGCTTGTttctgaataattaaatatcctaaaatacGAACTGAAACTAAAATACGTACTTATCGTCAAAAGGGGATGATGCATAATCCTTCGGATGATTGAATGAAGGTAAAGTTGGTGTTTTATTCAGTCTAGCTGGAAGTGAACTACTCATACTCGCCATGCTGAATCTACTTGAAGTTCTTAAATGACTCGAAGAGGAGCAACCTTCTACATAATTTGAACTTTTCAAATCAAGTAAATATTGCAGTATGTCTTCGTAATTTGAAAATCCATATTCATTCGGTGCTATATGTCTTTGTAAGAGTTGATCAAGAACGTGGAGAACAGGTACCTACATAAATTAATGATTGGTATATGAAAAGCCTCCCTttagatatatgtaattttagaGGTTTTTTCATTACgttatatttttcgaaaatcatTCGTATTTGAGGACCATAGAGAATTTGCTCCCTATCCCGATCCAAATTCCTCATTtcccttaaaataatatttaaagttcttGAAGAAGTTGATCTGAGAGACGATTCtaagacatttttcaaataagctTCATCCAAATTAGTTGTGGCATTATCCGTCTGAGGACAGATCTGCGGAAGGAAGAAATGTCGATTTTGATTATTGTCCACTCGAATAATAAAAGTCTcatttagctttattttttgcTTCCCTAGTATTTGCTGTGTGCTTGAATGATGGAAGACTTCATTTGAAGATGAGGTAGGTGATTGATTGTCCTGTAAGAATTTAACAAATGTAAGATCAATCATGATATTATCTAATAGTTGAATGTTGGTGCTAATTTCCCTTGATTCACAATAGTTTAATACGAATCTGCTTATAAAACTCTGGTAAAGACTTGAAAAGTTGATTGTCGTCATTCATATGTAGGTTTTTTAATCCACTCTATTGTATTTCTGATGACAATGTCATTTGTCAAATGAGTTAACATAAAAGTAGtactgaacaaaaatcaaaaaagtaagtaatgtccaatgatttttttttacatccttcCATGGacatttttgaatcaattataggctttttatttaattttttggtatgagttgatatattctaaaatttttactataattgtGAGCCTTCAATTGAAATATGAGCGTTAATTTGACCTCTCTATGGGCTtccaaatcaaatttattaattattaattcttcCATTGTGACGATAAATTTTTGGTACTTTAAGTAGTGCAGTTTGCAACGTCTCCAAAAGgtttcataagaataatttattgatagaactCGACAATAATATTTCGTCGAATAGTAGAAAATATGTAGAatccatatattattttgaaaaaatatatatggtattgACAGGCCGCAAAAATCATCTCCAAAATATATCATTGGAGTTTAAACTTACGGACTCACTTTCAGAAGTTGAATCCAGTCCAAACCATTCCCGATTAACACTCGGTATTTTCCGTAGCTTCTTTCTTTTGTTATAGTATCTCCGAAAGGAATCATATTTTTGGGAAGGAGTTGGTCTTTGATATGGTATTGCCTGGAGTGGAAGATCCataatacttacatattataagCTAAATCATTTTACTACTGACATTAAGACTTATTAATTATGCATTTACCTTCCTTTTTTAT harbors:
- the LOC121120866 gene encoding uncharacterized protein isoform X2: MIPFGDTITKERSYGKYRVLIGNGLDWIQLLKDNQSPTSSSNEVFHHSSTQQILGKQKIKLNETFIIRVDNNQNRHFFLPQICPQTDNATTNLDEAYLKNVLESSLRSTSSRTLNIILREMRNLDRDREQILYGPQIRMIFEKYNVPVLHVLDQLLQRHIAPNEYGFSNYEDILQYLLDLKSSNYVEGCSSSSHLRTSSRFSMASMSSSLPARLNKTPTLPSFNHPKDYASSPFDDKTYFFMDRKEAGLLLELGDIIRASPRFNIDNFRYFLQERDHYGNGQISRQHVQQACEMSYLNIGSEPFYQNKTLQRWLEACDPLGKGNIFLVEKLVDYLKRSTPF
- the LOC121120866 gene encoding uncharacterized protein isoform X1 is translated as MDLPLQAIPYQRPTPSQKYDSFRRYYNKRKKLRKIPSVNREWFGLDSTSESESDNQSPTSSSNEVFHHSSTQQILGKQKIKLNETFIIRVDNNQNRHFFLPQICPQTDNATTNLDEAYLKNVLESSLRSTSSRTLNIILREMRNLDRDREQILYGPQIRMIFEKYNVPVLHVLDQLLQRHIAPNEYGFSNYEDILQYLLDLKSSNYVEGCSSSSHLRTSSRFSMASMSSSLPARLNKTPTLPSFNHPKDYASSPFDDKTYFFMDRKEAGLLLELGDIIRASPRFNIDNFRYFLQERDHYGNGQISRQHVQQACEMSYLNIGSEPFYQNKTLQRWLEACDPLGKGNIFLVEKLVDYLKRSTPF